In Paenibacillus sp. 1781tsa1, one DNA window encodes the following:
- the hslU gene encoding ATP-dependent protease ATPase subunit HslU — MNTQALTPRQIVAELDKYIVGQKKAKKSVAVALRNRYRRSLLPEHTQDDIVPKNILMIGPTGVGKTEIARRLAKLVGAPFVKVEATKFTEVGYVGRDVESMVRDLIETSLRMVKLERTEKVKDKAEEAANERIVHILAPSQSKSKNQRNPFEMIFGNNGNNAQEQDEPEPDTGVAERRRKIKFDLLSGKLEDDIIEIDVEDTAPNMMDMFAGQGNDQMGMNMQEMFGSLLPRRTKKRKLAIKEARKVLIQEEAGKLIDMDDVTQESIRRAEQTGIIFIDEIDKVASQGRGSGPDVSREGVQRDILPIVEGSTVMTKYGPVKTDYILFMAAGAFHVAKPSDLIPELQGRFPIRVELSSLTLEEFVSILTEPQNALTKQYVDLLRTENIEIEFSDEAIREIAKLAESVNQNTENIGARRLHTILEKLLEDLSFEAPELTLERMVITPEYVREKLNDIALDRDLSQYIL; from the coding sequence ATGAATACTCAAGCGCTAACACCGAGACAGATTGTTGCAGAGCTTGACAAGTATATTGTAGGTCAAAAGAAAGCTAAAAAATCGGTAGCCGTAGCCCTTCGTAATCGTTATCGGCGTAGCCTTTTGCCTGAGCACACTCAGGACGACATTGTGCCTAAAAATATCCTGATGATTGGACCTACCGGTGTGGGTAAAACGGAAATTGCCCGTCGCCTTGCTAAACTGGTAGGTGCGCCATTTGTGAAAGTGGAAGCTACCAAGTTCACTGAAGTAGGTTACGTTGGCCGTGACGTTGAATCGATGGTGCGTGATCTGATTGAGACATCACTGCGCATGGTGAAGCTGGAGCGGACTGAAAAAGTGAAGGACAAAGCTGAAGAAGCTGCCAATGAACGAATTGTACATATTTTGGCTCCTTCACAATCCAAGTCCAAGAATCAGCGCAATCCCTTCGAGATGATCTTTGGTAATAATGGGAACAACGCTCAGGAACAGGACGAACCAGAACCTGATACAGGAGTTGCGGAGCGTCGGCGTAAGATCAAGTTTGATCTGTTATCTGGCAAGCTGGAGGATGACATCATTGAAATTGATGTCGAAGACACTGCGCCTAACATGATGGACATGTTTGCTGGTCAAGGTAATGATCAGATGGGCATGAACATGCAGGAGATGTTTGGGAGCTTGTTGCCTCGTCGTACGAAAAAACGTAAGCTCGCTATTAAAGAAGCGCGCAAAGTGTTGATCCAGGAAGAAGCAGGGAAATTGATCGACATGGATGATGTTACCCAGGAATCCATTCGACGGGCGGAGCAGACCGGTATCATATTCATTGATGAAATCGATAAGGTTGCCAGTCAAGGACGCGGTAGCGGACCCGATGTATCCCGGGAGGGAGTTCAACGGGACATTCTGCCTATTGTGGAAGGTTCTACTGTGATGACGAAGTATGGCCCTGTTAAAACGGACTATATCCTGTTTATGGCAGCTGGTGCATTCCACGTCGCCAAGCCCTCTGATCTGATTCCCGAGCTTCAGGGACGCTTCCCGATTCGTGTAGAACTGAGCAGTCTTACATTGGAGGAGTTTGTATCCATTCTGACTGAGCCTCAAAATGCACTGACCAAGCAGTATGTTGATCTGCTGCGCACCGAGAATATTGAGATCGAGTTCTCAGATGAGGCTATTCGTGAGATTGCCAAATTGGCTGAATCCGTGAATCAAAATACAGAAAATATAGGCGCTCGTCGATTGCATACGATTCTTGAAAAGCTTTTGGAGGATCTATCCTTTGAGGCACCCGAGCTTACCCTGGAACGTATGGTGATTACTCCAGAGTATGTCCGGGAGAAATTGAATGATATTGCGCTTGATCGTGATTTAAGTCAGTATATCCTGTAA